The Cutaneotrichosporon cavernicola HIS019 DNA, chromosome: 5 DNA segment ACAGTAGGAAGCGACTGGTCGCTGATCAGCTGGTTGGCGCGTGCACGAGGAGAGCCGTGCACGGGATGCGCATGGTCCAGGGTCCACTCGACGTTCTCGAGGATCGTCCGAACCGAGCGCTCCAGGTTGAGGGTGCAGAAGTGCACGCCCGGCACGAGCTTGGACCCGATGAGGTCCTTGACCATGTCCGTCGCTAATTGCGCGCCATACTGCTTTACCGCGGCGTCGTTggactgctgtcagcttcaCGAAAACATACCAGAGCTGCGCTGAAACGCAAGCTGCCTTGCGCCCAGAGGCCGCAAACGGTGTGAGAGACCATGGACAAACATGTGTGGAGCACAGCCGCAGACCTTGACACCAACCTTAATCGGTTCCAGATCCCGCAGGATCTGTTCAGGAACAACACACTTGGTGAGGTTGATCAGGCGGCGGAAAGACGAGTAGCTCTGAATGGGCATGACCCCAGGGATGATGGGTTGCGAGAtgcctgctgtcagctccaTCCTCGAAAGCGCACAGCTGGAGCCTTCCTTCTCTCACTCACCGGCAGCACGGCACGCAGCGACCCAAGTCTCGAACTGGGCGACATCGTAGAACAGCTGAGTGATGATATAGTCAGCACCGGCATCGCACTTGTTCTTGAGCCAATGCATGTCTGATTCGGCGCTCTCGGCATCAGGATGGGTGGTAGGGTATCCCGCTACGCCGATGCAGAAAAAGGCGCGGTGCTTGGCGCGGATGTAGCGCAcaaggtcgtcggcgtggtTGAACTCATCGATGGCCAGGCTCGACTCGGCTTCTCGATACTCGTCGGGGCGGGGTGCGTCGCCACGAAGTGCTAGAATGTTGGTGATACCGAGAGCCCGCGCGCGCTTCTGTCAGGTCCGACGTTAAGGGCAGCTCACCTCAAGGGCAgtgtcgaccttggcgcgcgGCATGTTGGTGCAAGTGAGATGGAGGATGACCTCCACCCCCATTGCGGCGATGGAttcggcgagctcgagtgAGCGTTCTGCCGTGCTTCCCCCCGCACCCCAAGTTACGGAGACGGCGAGAGGCGGGttgagcggcggcgaggcaaGGCGCTGGATacggtcgaggaggttggccACGCCAGGCGCAGTGCGGGGCGGGAAGAACTCGAAGGTGTGGAACGGCGCCTTGTGCTCGGCCATGAGAGTGGTAAGGTGCGGCATGGCTAATCAACGCCTCGCGAGCTGTGATGAACGGATGTGGTGGAGAAGACTGGGATTCAAGCTGCGGCTGCGACGAATTCGAGTTGCGACTAACCTGGCGACACCTGACGAGCGGAATCAAATTTCCAGATGTTCAGGATGGGCGCCTCCACCTACCATGACGTGACTTCGGTATTCAGAAGTCGTTCTATTCTGTGACAGTCGCGACGTGATTCATCCGGAGCACTCTATGAGGCATCTATGATGATGTGGTTGGGCAGACCCCGACGACGGAGGTTAGCTTCCCAGTGGGATTCTGCCAAGGTCGCTTGAGTTTTGAACGTTACTGCACATACACCGAGTCGCCATCTGTATCTGAAGAGAGCTGGGAATGGCATTGGGGCCAGGTCCTTATAGAAGACGGCTCTCCCCGTTTTGATTAACAAGTCGTTCTTAACGGAACGTTCCAGGCTCTGGGCCGAAGTAGCCCTTGGCCGGGATTTTCTTCAGGACGCAGTATCGGGTTCGGAACCTTGAGAAATCACACTGTTGCCCCACTAGTCAAGCTCGATTCCGGGGGAAGCAAGGCCGAAGAACATGATAATCGCCGCGATGGCGACACTTGTGTTGAAAGCGGCGGGAACAACGTAGTTGTTCCTGGGCGTCAGTTTGTCCCGTTCCGTGACCTGTCCACTTCGACTCACTGACTTCCGCTCAATTCCACGCTGATCGGCCTCAAGGTAGTTCCGTCTCGCTAGATAACCGTCATTCCTTGCGTATCACGAAGACCTTACGTCTGAGTGGGTCGCTTAGCCCGTAAGCCACTGGTGCCGGCGTCGAACCCGTGTCGTGCACGACACAGGCAGAGCAAGTCGTTGTTCATTAAGAGTCGACACCACGGCGGCCTGTACCCGACCATAGGGTAAAATTGCAATCAAGTTCAAGTTTTCTCTGGACGAGGGGTTCAATCCCGAATGCGATGAGTGATGAACTGGACCAACAGTACAGTAGATGTCCGCTTAGATGGCAGCCGAAACCACGTGACGTCACACTGCTAAGACACACAACTTGGAACCAGAAGCTTTCCCCACTTGTCACTTCTCCTTGCCTCGCCACCatgctcgagctgcgcccCAACTGCGAGTCCTGCGACACCGACCTTCCCCCCGAGTCTACCGACGCGTGGATCTGCACGTTCGAATGCACGTGGTGCACGTCCTGCGCAACCGGCAAGCTTGCGCACAAGTGCCCCAACTGTGGTGGCAACCTCCAGCCCAGGCCCATCCGCCCCGCCGACAAGCTTGCGCGCTTCCCGGCCTCGACGAAGAGggtgctcaaggacgcggcCTAATCGGCTGTAGATTAGCGTCAGCATGGTATTGATGCCAATCCGAAGCCGAGGTTTCTTCTGGCTATGCATTGTATTCGGCGCAACATGGGGATTCCGTTGGCACCACGtcgctctccatctcttGGTTTCACCGCATTATAGTGAATACCGAAGTTGGCTACATGTTATGCTGATGGTCCAAGTATGTCGCGAAGATGGTTAGGCGGATTGGTAGTGAGGTGCAGAGTTGTAAGCACCGATTCCCGAGTTGGCGGTGTTCTGGCGGGTGTTGATATCAACCGGGTATTCACGTGACTGCTCCAGGGATGGAACGGAAGCGGAAGGCGGTAGGGTATGGACTTTCAACCCTCCACTTGGTGAATCGCCAATGTAAATGATCTCCCCAATGCTACCAAGCCATTCATACTGTTTTACTCACCATCTCAATACCCCGCAGCCCAACTACCCGTGTCTTGGTCTGGTCTAGCACCTAGCGTGCTCTACCAACATGCCAGTACCGGACCCCCGCCGCAGGATGAGCCTCGCGGCAGAGTCCCGGCGCATCATAAGCCGCACGGCTCGCCTTCCAGCCTGGGTGCACCGTGCGCGACAGCTAGTGCCGCCAGTACTCGCCTGTTTCCTGAGCTACATTTGTATTGTTGTGAATCCGCTCAACCGACTAACAGGCCAGTACGTCATTCCTCGCGAACCCGCTGACACAAGCTATgccttcctcgtcaacacGTCCGTCATCCTCTTCTATTTCCCCAAGGGCAGAGTCAGTACGATCCTAGAGAACAATAGTGCGCACCGCCGAGGCTTGGCTAACACAAGCCATCTCACTGATTGGTGCGCTcggggggttggggtggtCGAGTGCCGTGCTCGCCGTTGCGGCGTGGTATGGCACACACTACGGCTCAGACTCAAGCCAGTCGCGCTccgcgctcggcgtcgggctGGCATTCCTCAGTCTCATCAACGGTTGTCTCCGGTCGTACGCACCACGTCTCAACGTCGCCTGTCGTGCTGCCATGTTTTATCCAATCTTTCTGCTCACCTCGGAGCAGCGCATCACCCGCGTATGCCAAGCTGGCTGGAGTCCTGCTAACATCAGATGAACCAGTGGATGTTCCTCAACCAGTTCTTCGTCACGCTCTTCGCGTACATTGCTGCGACATTGTGCGGCGTGGTGCTAGCGGAGCACTCGTCAGCACCCCTGCTCGGCACACAGATTGTCGCGTGTGTGCGCACCACATGCGATCTTATCCCGACGTCCTTAGCAGCCATTCTGGAGCCCGATGCTGAGGACACCGACTCGTCCGTCCCGACTCCGCGCGAGGGTCCACAAGCTGCGACAACGTTACGGGTaggggagaaggagctcgaggagcaaAACCCGACCACTTCGCGGCAGCAGCTCCTTGCTCAGGACCTCCGCACCGAGGTGGCTGCTATGCGTGCGACGTTCAAGGCGTACTCGTTGGACATTGTGCGTGCGCGCCACCCACCGAGGGCGCTGCGGCCCGTTATCAAGGTGTTCGGGAGACTCCAGCGCAACGCACTCTTCATGCCAACTGGATACGTACCTGGCGAGCGAATCCGCAATGCGCTGGAGCGTGCCTATGCGACCCCACATTCGCCTGCAGTTTCACGCGCGTCGAGTCGGCCCGGTACACCGCGGCCGATGCCGAGTGCAACCAACGAAAATGGGAGTGGTACGCCTATCACGCCCATTGCAGCCAACTTCGACACGGCGACACCCACGACAAGCGCGCTTAACTCGGCCGCAAGCTTGAAGAGCTTCCGCCTCCATTCGCCGGCTCTTCCGCGCGAGACTGCTGCCGAGCACCTGGCCCGCGAGCTGAGCAAGATTGCAACGCACAGGCATACTGGAAGCCGTATCCCCAGTGGGAATCACGACAACTCAGCCCGGCGCAAGCTCACCGCAACGTGCGGGAACTTGAGCAACGCGATCATTGCAGCCCTCCGCGGCTCTGCAACGTTACTGACCGAGGCGTGCGAGTGGCGATGGCGGACACCAGTTGTTTTGCCTCACACGGACCTACTATTGGCACAGCTTAGCGGTGCacttgatgagctcgagaagcgTCTCAGTGGGATCCTCGACAGTGCCGAAGTGCCGAAGAGCCCTACCTCTGGCGTCGTATTCGAAGATGAGATGACGAGCGATTGGCTCGACGAAGAAGACAGGTTCCGCATCGCATTCTTCATGATTGCtcttctcgaccttgcACGCGATACCCGCTTTTTGTTACGCACTGCAGGTCGACTGCATGA contains these protein-coding regions:
- the MET12 gene encoding uncharacterized protein (Methylenetetrahydrofolate reductase), producing MPHLTTLMAEHKAPFHTFEFFPPRTAPGVANLLDRIQRLASPPLNPPLAVSVTWGAGGSTAERSLELAESIAAMGVEVILHLTCTNMPRAKVDTALERARALGITNILALRGDAPRPDEYREAESSLAIDEFNHADDLVRYIRAKHRAFFCIGVAGYPTTHPDAESAESDMHWLKNKCDAGADYIITQLFYDVAQFETWVAACRAAGISQPIIPGVMPIQSYSSFRRLINLTKCVVPEQILRDLEPIKSNDAAVKQYGAQLATDMVKDLIGSKLVPGVHFCTLNLERSVRTILENVEWTLDHAHPVHGSPRARANQLISDQSLPTVEGLPISIRPSDAAQLAQWTLKRAAAAGADASKLPPIPGVIPGVGEDPWDEFPNGRFTDVRSPAYGEIDGWGSGLKITPAQALRDWGAPTTAADLSTVFQAYLRGDERTPTTPFCDLPLSPESSLILPHLLTLNSADKAYWTVGSQPAVDAAPSDDPMHGWGPVGGYVFQKAFVEFFVPLSEVHRLEAKLLSMTPEGADGGPGQSLISMYAANRNGDYGANTEKDAVNAVTWGVFPGQEIQQSTIIEEISFLAWKQEAFEIWQEWARLYPRDSPARKYLDSVADEWWLVSLIHHDYKDKDALWRFLLE
- the MA20_39405 gene encoding uncharacterized protein (protein conserved in bacteria) codes for the protein MLELRPNCESCDTDLPPESTDAWICTFECTWCTSCATGKLAHKCPNCGGNLQPRPIRPADKLARFPASTKRVLKDAA
- a CDS encoding uncharacterized protein (Fusaric acid resistance protein-like) — protein: MPVPDPRRRMSLAAESRRIISRTARLPAWVHRARQLVPPVLACFLSYICIVVNPLNRLTGHYAFLVNTSVILFYFPKGRVSTILENNTISLIGALGGLGWSSAVLAVAAWYGTHYGSDSSQSRSALGVGLAFLSLINGCLRSYAPRLNVACRAAMFYPIFLLTSEQRITRMNQWMFLNQFFVTLFAYIAATLCGVVLAEHSSAPLLGTQIVACVRTTCDLIPTSLAAILEPDAEDTDSSVPTPREGPQAATTLRVGEKELEEQNPTTSRQQLLAQDLRTEVAAMRATFKAYSLDIVRARHPPRALRPVIKVFGRLQRNALFMPTGYVPGERIRNALERAYATPHSPAVSRASSRPGTPRPMPSATNENGSGTPITPIAANFDTATPTTSALNSAASLKSFRLHSPALPRETAAEHLARELSKIATHRHTGSRIPSGNHDNSARRKLTATCGNLSNAIIAALRGSATLLTEACEWRWRTPVVLPHTDLLLAQLSGALDELEKRLSGILDSAEVPKSPTSGVVFEDEMTSDWLDEEDRFRIAFFMIALLDLARDTRFLLRTAGRLHDEQAPKQWYLPAVNWPWAPLPDDAVLPSIDREVPTGTDDHNFRYKNNEDLDFVQSLLHESRETSKARPRMAEARTFGERANAAWRAIWDRSGVVLTRVLLSKAFHTLKHSRHVHFALKQTIGISVLSLAAFLPAGNSGRQWYDSTNGAWMVVSFMYVLEVTTGATLHVGFYRMWGTFIGAVLGYIFTTIAHTNPYGLVVLCTAASVPISYGILFTEVAPMAIVTGITLPPIVFLQYLGLTQGKSQFHIAWERFVDIAIGIAAAVIIGMWLWPMHARVQYFSAVADTMDQITEYYLRMSRDLLRPSLVYKANNKQYPILESAVRRHLTRSRMLVDIQTREISLLPRPIKLYSEVIDLAERLIETFTEVRTLRFSLPRQETVLDVLPIRRELVSAILINLWACGQAFRSRSPLPQLLPSPRVPLGEVMDATDSHAQDVRGIRARANLRRRRGRDGNDDVEETGRDEIAVLYGMAENEALGEVITSLESLLAAARTLFGTQSFLDMADLRQM